Proteins from a single region of Maridesulfovibrio ferrireducens:
- the aprB gene encoding adenylyl-sulfate reductase subunit beta, producing MPTFVNPEKCDGCKGGEKTACMYICPNDLMILDPEEMRAYNQEPDACWECYSCVKICPQGAIEARPYGDFAPMGGTSIPMRSAEDIMWTVKFRNGDVKRFKFPIRTTPEGSIKPYEGKPEPADLDSELLFTETELAVPQVVSGTKLEVGDAGKTLVIKDLL from the coding sequence ATGCCGACCTTTGTCAATCCGGAAAAGTGTGATGGCTGCAAGGGTGGAGAAAAGACCGCCTGTATGTACATCTGCCCGAATGATCTCATGATATTGGACCCCGAAGAAATGCGGGCTTACAATCAGGAACCAGATGCATGTTGGGAATGTTACTCCTGCGTGAAAATTTGTCCTCAGGGCGCTATCGAAGCTCGTCCTTACGGCGACTTTGCACCTATGGGCGGAACTTCAATTCCTATGCGTTCAGCTGAAGACATTATGTGGACTGTTAAGTTCCGTAATGGTGATGTTAAACGTTTCAAGTTTCCTATCCGTACTACACCAGAAGGCTCTATTAAACCTTACGAAGGTAAACCAGAACCAGCTGACCTCGATAGCGAACTTCTTTTCACCGAAACTGAACTTGCTGTACCGCAGGTTGTTTCCGGAACTAAACTTGAAGTTGGCGATGCAGGTAAGACTTTAGTAATAAAGGATCTGCTTTAA